The region TCACAAAATGAAGCAATAAGTGAAAATTAGATGGAAAATAGATGGAATGTTGGGGTAAGTGAAAAGGACAGTGGACGTCACGTCTATAAATAATTAGTCAACAAAATCCAACATGCCTACAACATCTAACAAATTCACATTTTCCTTTCAAACAAATCTTTCTTCTCCAATTACATTTAGACGTGCTCTCCTCTTatcattttcctttttcttctttcaaatAATATCTTAAATTTACTTCATTTGATACTATTAATTTGATAGAAAACGAAAACaaaaaggcttaatacatagtttgacccctgaacttgtacccttttacccatctaacctttaaacttaacgtctcatctatcgaacctctgaacttgttaaataatccgatttgacccctgaacttgataaatatgtaaatattgaacccttcgtgtccaccagtcacttgaaacattctagaagaaattgtgtacggaggggttcaatgtttacgtatttgtcaagttcgggggtcaaatggggttatttaacaagttcaggggttcgataggtgagacgttaagtttgagggttagatgggtaaaagggtacaagttcaggggtcaaactatgtattaagccaaaacAAAAATAGGAAATATCATcattttttgttcatttatttGCAATCATCATATTAAATATTGATTATATTGAATTTCGATAATTAGTACCGACTAATTTAATGAAACTATACAGATGGTAAATTTAtcaaatgtttttaaagatGCATACTCAAACTTAAATTATACTAATATCtgatcaaaataaaagaatttatataTGACAATGTAATGATTCAAACATGAAACTAGGTTAACCGAACTAAAATTCTTCCCTTTTTGAaatcgaaacaaatcgaaatctaaaaaaatgtatttttttttcaaaccgaaACTGAACTAAACTCGCTGGTTAGCTTATTCTTGGTTCGGTTTATGTTAAAACCTAATGGAAATTTTTTAATGGTCAATACTAAACATCTGAATGTTTGATACATTGTCAAACTGAACtaaatttggattcgttttgctTTTTCGGTTTCGGTTGATTTTCGCACACCGTTACATAAAACCCTCTATAATCATCTTATAGAGTGAAAATATCAGTAAGACGACATTGTGATTAGTTAAGaatagttatttttaaaatttaattgaggCATTTCCGGTTCGATAATAATTTAGAAGTATAACTAGTAATAAAGAGTATTAACTAACTTATGCCAAATTTCTTACAAAATTGAACACAGTTAATAACCATACTAATAAAGAATGCAAAACTGCCTTTTGGagtaaacaaaattaaacagaGTGGAAGTACTAGAATTCCAAGCTTTTATCAAAAGccctttataaaacaaaatgtgGAAACATGGGTATGCCCATATTGTAATCTCTTCTCTTTTCTTCATGTGACTCTGCCACCCTTCTCCACCCAGCCAATCAATGTCTTCCCCttccctcttcttcttcttcattctccTCTTCCTTCCATTTCTAGCTCAGATCTCTTCTGCACAGGACCATGGCTTACTATCTTCAGCCACTGTCAAAATAGATCCCTCTTTCAAATTCGAAAACCCTAAACTCCGCAGTGCTTACATTGCTCTACAAGCATGGAAGCAATCCATTTTCTCCGACCCGTTTAACTTCACTTCGAACTGGAATGGCCCGAATGTCTGTTCTTACATGGGTGTGTTTTGTGCTCCGTCTCCGGGGAATAAGAAACTGAGAGTTGTCGCCGGCATTGATCTTAACCATGCTGACATTGCTGGCTATCTCCCGGAAGAGTTGGGTCTTTTGACAGATCTAGCGCTTTTTCATCTCAACTCTAATAGATTTTGCGGGGTTGTTCCGACGAGTTTTAGTAAGCTTAAACTGCTTCATGAGCTTGATATTAGTAACAACCGCTTTGTCGGGAAGTTTCCGGCGGTTCTTCTGTCGTTGCCTGCTTTGAAATACTTGGATCTGCGGTTTAATGAGTTTGAAGGGTCTGTTCCTTCTAATCTGTTTGATCGTCCGTTGGATGCTATTTTCTTGAACGACAACAGGTTCCAGTTCGGAATTCCTAAGAATCTTGGGAACTCTCCGGTCTCAGTTCTTGTTCTTGCTAATAACAATCTCGGCGGGTGCATTCCGGGGAGTATCGGAAATATGGGGAAGACGCTGAATGAGATTATTCTGATGAACGATAATCTCACCGGTTGTTTGCCGCCGCAGATTGGTTTGCTTAAGGAATTAACGGTTTTTGATGTTAGTTTTAACAGTCTTCAAGGCTCGTTGCCGTCTACCATTGGTAATATGAAGAAGGTGGAGCAACTTAACGTTGCGCATAACAAGTTTACAGGTGTTATTCCGGCGAGTATCTGTCAGTTGCCGAACTTGCAGAACTTTAGTTACTCGTTTAACTATTTCACCGGCGAGGCTCCGAGCTGTAGTGCGGGTAGAGGCGGAGTGGTTACGAATGGTACTCAGAATTGCATTGCTGGAAAAATGGATCAACGATCTGCTATGGAGTGTTCTTCTCAAGATGCGCGTCCTGTTGACTGTAGTAAGTTTGAGTGTACAAGGGGTGGGTCCTCCTTTTCACCGCCGGTTGTGAAGCCTCCGGCGCCGGCACCTGCTCCTACTAAAAAGCCCATTGTTAAACCTACACCGCCATCGCCATCGCCGGTTGTGAAACCGCCGGCACCGGCACCTGCTCCTACTAAAAAGCCAATTGTTAAACCTGCACCGCCATTGCCACCCCCGCCCACTTCTAAATCATCACCTTCTAATAGATCACATCCTCCGCCGCCGTCAGCCCCTACAAAGTCTTACCATTCGCCACCACCGCCTCCTACTAAAAGAGGGTCACCAACTTACGGTCATGCATCACCACCTCCTCCGCCAACTAAGAAGATGTCTCCAAGTAAACGTTATGCTCCACCTCCACCGTCCCCGGAAGTGGATACTCCTCCACCACCACCTGTTGAGTACAAATCTCCACCTTATCACCACTATGCATCACCACCACCGCCACCTGCTGAATACCCCTCTCCTCCATATCACCACCATACATCGCCGCCGCCACCACCTGCTAAATACCCATCTCCTCCCTACCACTATgcatcaccaccaccacctgtTGAACACAGCTCTCCTCCCTATCACCACTATgcatcaccaccaccaccacctacTGAGCACAACTCTCCTCCTCCCTACCAACACCAGGCATCTCCACCGCCACCGCCTGTCGAATACAAGTCACCTCCTTACTACCATAATGCATCTCCACCACCGCCAGTTGAATACAGATCACCTCCATACCAACACAATGCATCTCCAccgccaccacctcctcccACTCATGAGTCTTACCCACCAAAAACAGAAACCCCACCTCCACCGCCATCACCCGGGTGTATAACAGCTCCTCCACCATCATCCACACCA is a window of Mercurialis annua linkage group LG2, ddMerAnnu1.2, whole genome shotgun sequence DNA encoding:
- the LOC126667966 gene encoding leucine-rich repeat extensin-like protein 2, which gives rise to MSSPSLFFFFILLFLPFLAQISSAQDHGLLSSATVKIDPSFKFENPKLRSAYIALQAWKQSIFSDPFNFTSNWNGPNVCSYMGVFCAPSPGNKKLRVVAGIDLNHADIAGYLPEELGLLTDLALFHLNSNRFCGVVPTSFSKLKLLHELDISNNRFVGKFPAVLLSLPALKYLDLRFNEFEGSVPSNLFDRPLDAIFLNDNRFQFGIPKNLGNSPVSVLVLANNNLGGCIPGSIGNMGKTLNEIILMNDNLTGCLPPQIGLLKELTVFDVSFNSLQGSLPSTIGNMKKVEQLNVAHNKFTGVIPASICQLPNLQNFSYSFNYFTGEAPSCSAGRGGVVTNGTQNCIAGKMDQRSAMECSSQDARPVDCSKFECTRGGSSFSPPVVKPPAPAPAPTKKPIVKPTPPSPSPVVKPPAPAPAPTKKPIVKPAPPLPPPPTSKSSPSNRSHPPPPSAPTKSYHSPPPPPTKRGSPTYGHASPPPPPTKKMSPSKRYAPPPPSPEVDTPPPPPVEYKSPPYHHYASPPPPPAEYPSPPYHHHTSPPPPPAKYPSPPYHYASPPPPVEHSSPPYHHYASPPPPPTEHNSPPPYQHQASPPPPPVEYKSPPYYHNASPPPPVEYRSPPYQHNASPPPPPPPTHESYPPKTETPPPPPSPGCITAPPPSSTPSYHPSPSPPQRHWNYPPSSHQSPPPPPPQEYSYSSPPPPPTPSPPPPVVDLTPLPPIIGVSYASPPPPTIPYY